One Paucidesulfovibrio longus DSM 6739 genomic window carries:
- the hmcD gene encoding sulfate respiration complex protein HmcD — protein sequence MDHAFYTLQDFLTHTKGSVYILMGLALAGFVGWWRFLVARDPENHKNVR from the coding sequence ATGGATCACGCATTTTACACGCTTCAGGACTTCCTGACCCATACCAAGGGCTCGGTCTACATCCTCATGGGACTGGCCCTGGCGGGCTTCGTCGGCTGGTGGCGCTTCCTGGTCGCCCGCGATCCGGAAAACCACAAGAACGTCAGATAA